A single Mesomycoplasma bovoculi M165/69 DNA region contains:
- the rplK gene encoding 50S ribosomal protein L11: MAKKEIVRIAKLQFNAGQAKPGPALAGLGIVMPEFTKKFNDETKNRGSEPVPVKITVYKDKSFDFQLFTSPASYKIKQAAKIESGSKETKNKVAKITLDQLREIAEYKLVDLNTKDVNKAILTIYGTAKQMGVEVEGIEEFIKQQGAK, translated from the coding sequence ATGGCAAAAAAAGAAATTGTTAGAATTGCTAAATTGCAATTCAACGCAGGTCAAGCTAAGCCTGGGCCAGCTCTTGCTGGTTTAGGAATTGTAATGCCTGAATTTACTAAAAAATTTAATGATGAAACTAAAAATAGAGGAAGTGAACCAGTTCCAGTAAAAATTACTGTTTATAAGGACAAAAGTTTTGACTTCCAATTATTTACTTCACCTGCTTCTTACAAAATTAAACAAGCTGCTAAAATTGAATCAGGTTCTAAAGAAACTAAAAATAAAGTAGCAAAAATTACTTTAGACCAACTAAGAGAAATCGCTGAGTACAAATTAGTAGACCTAAACACTAAAGATGTAAATAAAGCAATTTTAACTATCTATGGAACTGCAAAACAAATGGGTGTTGAAGTTGAAGGTATTGAAGAATTTATTAAACAACAAGGAGCTAAATAA
- the asnS gene encoding asparagine--tRNA ligase produces MFIKEVLKQPEMFSGQQVKFKGWVSNVRGNTKVKFIEINDGSTVLNLQCVLKNDNYDLAIVDNLGIGSSVEITGLFVSTPDKQQKAEVSVEKIEILSLVKLDEYPIQNKEISVEVLRQMPHLRHRTRLFKSIMILRSALFFEINNFFQSEGFINFSAPILTSNDGEGAGETFIVDDEKGGFFNKKTTLGVTGQLHAESYALGFQKVYTFAPTFRAEKSNTKKHAAEFWMVEPEVAFFNLNDIIDLGEKMLKTSIVNVISKHNSEFDFLEKYTGINLRKRLIDFTKNQIEKVNYEDALKILREHKDQFENQDLDFGADLKTEHERFLAEQVFKAPVAITNYPKDIKAFYMHQNDDGRTVAAFDLLVPGIGELIGGSQREVRYEKLEQRINELGMNQEDLQWYLDLRKFGNAGSAGFGLGFERLVMYVTGIDNIRDVIPYPRTNKTVLM; encoded by the coding sequence ATGTTTATCAAAGAAGTTTTAAAACAGCCCGAAATGTTTAGTGGGCAACAAGTGAAATTCAAGGGCTGAGTGTCTAATGTGCGTGGAAATACCAAGGTTAAATTCATTGAAATTAATGATGGTTCCACTGTTTTAAATTTACAGTGTGTTTTAAAAAATGATAATTATGACCTTGCAATTGTAGACAATTTAGGAATTGGTTCAAGTGTTGAAATAACTGGATTATTTGTTTCAACACCTGATAAGCAACAAAAAGCTGAAGTGTCTGTTGAAAAAATTGAAATTTTATCTTTAGTGAAGTTGGATGAATATCCAATTCAAAACAAAGAAATCAGTGTTGAAGTTTTAAGACAAATGCCACATTTGCGTCATAGAACTAGATTGTTCAAGTCTATTATGATATTGCGTTCAGCACTTTTTTTTGAAATTAATAATTTCTTTCAAAGTGAAGGTTTTATTAACTTTTCGGCACCTATTTTAACATCCAATGATGGTGAAGGAGCGGGTGAAACTTTTATTGTTGATGATGAAAAGGGTGGTTTTTTTAACAAAAAAACTACTCTAGGAGTTACAGGGCAACTACATGCTGAGTCATATGCTCTTGGTTTTCAAAAAGTTTATACTTTTGCACCTACTTTTAGGGCTGAAAAATCAAATACAAAAAAACATGCTGCTGAATTTTGGATGGTTGAACCAGAAGTTGCATTTTTCAACCTAAATGACATTATTGATTTAGGTGAAAAAATGCTCAAAACTTCTATTGTTAATGTTATTTCTAAACATAACAGTGAATTTGATTTTTTAGAAAAATATACTGGAATTAATTTGCGTAAGCGTTTGATTGACTTTACAAAAAATCAAATTGAAAAAGTTAATTATGAAGATGCTTTAAAAATTTTAAGAGAGCATAAAGATCAATTTGAAAATCAAGATTTAGATTTTGGAGCAGATTTAAAAACTGAACATGAAAGATTTTTGGCTGAACAAGTTTTTAAAGCACCTGTTGCAATCACAAATTATCCCAAAGATATCAAAGCTTTTTATATGCATCAAAATGATGATGGTAGAACAGTTGCAGCATTCGACCTTTTAGTTCCAGGAATTGGTGAATTAATTGGCGGTTCACAACGTGAAGTTCGTTATGAAAAACTGGAGCAAAGAATTAATGAACTTGGTATGAATCAAGAAGACTTGCAATGATATTTAGACTTGCGTAAATTTGGAAATGCCGGTTCAGCTGGTTTTGGTCTTGGGTTTGAAAGATTGGTTATGTATGTAACTGGAATTGACAACATTCGTGATGTGATTCCTTACCCTAGAACTAACAAAACTGTTTTAATGTAA
- a CDS encoding RDD family protein, with protein MKKVAGFWIRFITGFVDITIITGISFIFAYLLFWDQNFVAWKYYLWGLLTIIEVLLLRLVIPFFTNQSLAQKLFKIEINFETKITSKKQHIKQIMLRESLLSLSWIAVFFVSILMIYPSFAQQLNTNFGQFYLSNQNLSLEKRIILSIVLLMSKITGFIFLINAVSILFNKKHSSFADRLAKTRIVYKYRQLSSFETFEIKPILSNWQTVEWKEEI; from the coding sequence ATGAAAAAAGTTGCAGGTTTTTGAATTAGATTTATTACAGGGTTTGTAGATATTACAATAATTACAGGCATATCTTTTATATTTGCCTACCTTTTGTTTTGAGATCAAAATTTTGTAGCTTGAAAATATTATTTATGAGGATTACTAACAATTATTGAAGTTTTATTACTTAGATTAGTTATTCCTTTTTTTACAAATCAAAGTTTGGCTCAAAAATTATTTAAAATTGAAATTAATTTTGAAACAAAAATAACAAGCAAAAAGCAACATATAAAACAAATAATGTTGCGTGAATCATTACTTAGTTTGAGTTGAATTGCAGTTTTTTTTGTTTCAATATTAATGATTTATCCAAGTTTTGCACAACAATTAAACACTAATTTTGGACAATTTTATTTATCTAATCAAAATTTATCATTAGAAAAAAGAATTATTTTGTCCATTGTGCTTTTAATGTCGAAGATAACAGGTTTTATTTTTTTAATTAATGCTGTTTCTATTTTATTTAATAAAAAACATTCTAGTTTTGCTGATCGGTTAGCTAAAACTAGAATTGTTTATAAATATAGACAATTAAGTTCGTTTGAAACGTTTGAAATAAAACCAATTTTATCAAATTGACAAACAGTAGAATGGAAGGAAGAAATTTAA
- a CDS encoding ATP-dependent helicase — protein MAKSNTHILQNLNPEQKLAVISSKQYLRIVAGAGTGKTSVLTSKIAYAINDAKDAYPQQILALTFTNKAAAEMRARLAKLVGEKADSVWIYTFHSLCNIILKYEAKNLAEIDEIPLKDSSFNIIDDGDQRKILSKIYDDLGIGADKYSYAHALDFISKNKNKELTIEEVYQNSKTTETKIYAQIYDKYINETASLGVIDFDDLQIFVKLLFEKRADIATKWQKKFRLIFVDEFQDTSYIQYEIMKFFTKETNKLVVVGDPDQTIYSWRGAEPSLILNINQDFPDLETIILNRNYRSNQQILDAANKLIANNKNRIDKKLESNNHDKMEIKFFHGDSPMAEAEWICAQIQKIASEQKGKYSNIAILYRNHSYVRTIEDTFLKRGVPYSIFGNASLIDNKFIKDAIYFLKVINSFDNFAFQQILNVPSKKIGPTTLEKLNNLANEHGYSLINFFLNYYTKKLKLKPDKKIPLRIEVQQKISHLLSHILWANKKKSEIESYMNLQINETNSLIDVEEAKNQPKVKQFSWILKTFLKEIQFFESLKDSKESSDIEKKFVDFYAQMNEWQKNNPTKTLRDFIDDIALDGVSDKTERNQVLLMTVHASKGLEFDSVFLVGMTQGIFPSIKVLKTDDKDIYEEERRLAFVAITRAKTKLFISNADTKRWDREKNSYNLGEVSDFVGEMQLHSEQVYQFTKLDMHGKLNYHKTNAEDYQEGDKVRHATFGDGVVIVVEQDSLQIKFAKDTKEYRTIIKTHKFLSKVN, from the coding sequence ATGGCAAAATCTAACACTCATATCTTACAAAATTTAAATCCTGAACAAAAATTAGCAGTTATTAGTTCTAAACAATACTTAAGAATAGTTGCTGGTGCTGGAACAGGAAAAACCAGTGTTTTAACATCAAAAATTGCTTATGCAATCAATGATGCAAAAGATGCTTATCCACAACAAATTTTAGCATTAACATTCACCAATAAAGCAGCTGCAGAAATGCGTGCTAGACTTGCTAAATTAGTGGGTGAAAAAGCTGATTCTGTTTGAATTTATACTTTTCATTCACTTTGCAACATTATTCTTAAATATGAAGCAAAAAATCTTGCAGAAATTGATGAAATCCCTTTAAAAGATAGTTCTTTTAACATTATTGATGATGGTGATCAGCGTAAAATTTTGAGTAAAATTTACGATGATCTAGGTATTGGTGCTGATAAATATTCATATGCACATGCTTTAGATTTTATAAGCAAAAATAAAAATAAAGAATTAACAATTGAAGAAGTTTATCAAAATTCTAAAACTACTGAAACAAAAATTTATGCTCAAATTTATGACAAATACATCAATGAAACAGCAAGTTTAGGTGTTATAGATTTTGATGATCTTCAAATATTTGTTAAATTATTGTTCGAAAAAAGAGCGGATATCGCAACTAAATGACAGAAAAAATTTAGACTAATTTTTGTTGATGAGTTTCAAGATACTTCATATATTCAATATGAAATTATGAAATTTTTTACAAAAGAAACTAATAAATTAGTTGTTGTTGGTGATCCAGATCAAACTATTTATAGTTGGAGAGGAGCTGAACCTAGTTTAATTTTGAACATAAATCAAGATTTTCCAGATTTAGAAACTATTATTTTAAATAGAAATTATCGTTCAAATCAACAAATTTTAGATGCTGCAAATAAACTAATTGCTAATAATAAAAATAGAATTGATAAAAAATTAGAATCTAACAATCATGATAAAATGGAAATTAAATTTTTTCATGGTGATTCACCAATGGCTGAGGCGGAATGAATTTGTGCACAAATTCAAAAAATAGCTTCTGAACAAAAAGGTAAATATTCAAATATTGCAATTTTGTATCGTAATCACAGTTATGTTCGTACTATTGAAGATACTTTTCTAAAAAGAGGAGTTCCCTATTCTATTTTTGGAAATGCATCATTAATTGATAATAAGTTTATCAAAGATGCTATTTATTTTTTAAAGGTTATTAATAGTTTTGATAATTTTGCTTTTCAACAAATTTTAAATGTGCCATCTAAAAAAATTGGACCAACAACTTTAGAAAAATTAAATAATTTAGCAAATGAACATGGTTACTCTTTGATTAATTTTTTCCTAAACTATTACACAAAGAAACTTAAATTAAAACCAGATAAAAAAATTCCATTAAGAATAGAAGTGCAGCAAAAAATTAGTCACTTGTTAAGTCACATTCTTTGAGCTAACAAGAAAAAAAGCGAAATTGAATCTTATATGAATTTGCAAATTAATGAAACAAATTCATTAATTGATGTTGAAGAAGCAAAAAATCAACCTAAAGTAAAACAATTTTCTTGAATTTTAAAAACATTTTTGAAAGAAATTCAATTTTTTGAAAGTTTAAAAGATAGTAAAGAAAGTAGTGATATTGAGAAAAAATTTGTTGATTTTTATGCACAAATGAATGAATGGCAAAAAAACAATCCAACAAAGACACTTAGAGATTTTATTGACGATATAGCCCTTGATGGCGTTAGTGATAAAACAGAAAGAAATCAAGTTTTACTTATGACTGTGCACGCTTCAAAAGGTTTGGAATTTGATAGTGTGTTTCTTGTTGGAATGACACAAGGTATTTTCCCTTCAATCAAAGTTCTTAAAACAGATGATAAAGATATATATGAAGAAGAACGAAGATTAGCTTTTGTTGCTATAACAAGAGCAAAAACTAAATTATTTATTAGTAATGCCGACACAAAACGTTGAGATAGAGAGAAAAATTCTTATAATTTAGGTGAAGTTTCTGATTTTGTCGGAGAAATGCAATTGCATTCTGAGCAAGTTTATCAATTTACTAAACTTGATATGCATGGAAAGTTAAACTATCACAAAACAAATGCAGAAGATTATCAAGAAGGGGATAAAGTTCGCCATGCAACCTTTGGTGATGGTGTTGTTATTGTTGTAGAGCAAGATTCACTGCAAATTAAATTTGCTAAAGATACCAAAGAGTATAGAACAATTATTAAAACCCACAAATTTTTATCCAAAGTTAATTAA
- the ruvA gene encoding Holliday junction branch migration protein RuvA: MQIYKIGKIVSKNKNYLILEQGSNGFLIYVPDIDRFNKDENRKIYVYEYENDYSRITYGFENFKERVLFEDLISIQGIGPKTAISALNHGWLKIIDYIVSGNWKNIAKIQYVSERNAKQIVFEFQKKYAKMSELIKTPQIDLKSNKKLTEEEIIEQMFQKTNLEQKIAIELENTLKTLGFQKRQINYALANVEPSEDFEHLIEQAIKIISNAREFRN; this comes from the coding sequence ATGCAAATTTACAAAATAGGTAAAATTGTTTCCAAGAACAAAAATTACTTAATTCTTGAACAGGGAAGCAATGGTTTTTTAATATATGTACCTGATATAGATCGATTTAATAAAGATGAAAATCGCAAAATTTATGTTTATGAATATGAAAATGATTATTCACGAATAACGTATGGTTTTGAAAATTTTAAAGAGCGTGTTTTATTCGAGGATTTGATTTCTATTCAAGGCATAGGACCAAAAACTGCAATTTCAGCTTTAAATCATGGCTGATTAAAAATAATTGATTATATTGTTTCTGGCAATTGAAAAAATATTGCTAAAATTCAATATGTTAGTGAACGTAATGCTAAGCAAATTGTTTTTGAATTTCAGAAAAAATATGCCAAAATGTCAGAATTAATAAAAACACCACAGATAGATTTAAAATCAAATAAGAAATTAACTGAAGAAGAGATAATTGAACAAATGTTTCAAAAAACTAATTTGGAACAAAAAATAGCTATCGAACTTGAAAACACACTTAAAACACTTGGTTTTCAAAAAAGACAAATTAACTATGCGCTGGCAAATGTGGAACCTTCAGAAGACTTTGAACATCTAATAGAGCAAGCTATTAAAATAATTTCAAATGCAAGAGAATTTAGAAATTAG
- the ruvB gene encoding Holliday junction branch migration DNA helicase RuvB — protein sequence MQENLEIRPSNFENFIGQKKLIQTIQILIASSQKRHHSLDHILFYGPPGMGKTTLANIIANAMESKIKYIQGPLLEKKSDVLAMLANITKNSIIFIDEIHSINKNIEELLYSAMEEFVIDIQIGVDGENKIMRMKLPNFTLIGASTKLAQISTPLQNRFGLIAKMVEYSPTEIMEIIKNSAIKLKMNLDDKIVEYIANFTNKTPRIANNILKRIRDFALVLDVKTIDKKIVDQTLDSIGIYKQGLNETSIEYLRLLSSIFKGRSVALDVICGILKENKQTLLHIIEPLLIEKNFLEKTPRGRKITKKGVEYLDTINTPK from the coding sequence ATGCAAGAGAATTTAGAAATTAGGCCAAGTAATTTTGAAAATTTTATAGGCCAAAAAAAATTAATACAAACCATCCAGATATTAATTGCTTCCTCGCAAAAACGTCACCACTCATTAGACCATATATTATTTTATGGACCACCTGGAATGGGTAAAACAACATTGGCAAATATTATTGCAAATGCTATGGAATCTAAAATAAAATATATTCAAGGTCCACTTTTAGAAAAGAAGTCAGATGTACTAGCAATGCTTGCAAATATTACAAAAAATAGTATTATTTTTATTGATGAAATTCATTCAATCAATAAAAATATTGAAGAATTATTATATTCAGCTATGGAAGAATTTGTGATTGATATTCAGATAGGAGTAGATGGAGAAAACAAAATTATGAGAATGAAATTACCTAATTTTACTTTAATTGGAGCATCTACTAAATTGGCACAAATTTCAACACCTCTACAAAATAGATTTGGTTTGATTGCAAAAATGGTGGAATATTCTCCAACTGAGATTATGGAAATTATTAAAAATTCAGCTATAAAATTAAAGATGAATCTTGATGATAAAATAGTGGAATATATTGCTAACTTTACAAATAAAACACCTAGAATAGCTAATAATATTTTAAAAAGAATTAGAGACTTCGCACTTGTGTTGGATGTTAAAACCATAGATAAAAAAATTGTTGATCAAACCTTAGATAGTATTGGTATTTACAAACAAGGTTTAAATGAAACTAGTATAGAATATCTTCGGCTTTTATCAAGTATTTTTAAAGGAAGGAGTGTAGCACTAGATGTTATTTGTGGAATTCTAAAAGAAAACAAGCAAACATTATTGCATATTATCGAACCTTTATTAATTGAAAAAAATTTTTTAGAAAAAACGCCAAGAGGACGAAAAATTACAAAAAAGGGAGTAGAATACTTGGATACAATAAATACTCCCAAATAA
- the rpsP gene encoding 30S ribosomal protein S16, whose amino-acid sequence MVKIRLKRMGSKFNPIYKIIIADARAPRDGRYIEVVGHYNPQSKEITFKEDRVLQWLGLGAQPTLTVKNLLTKKGVLALFTSKKVSK is encoded by the coding sequence ATGGTAAAAATTCGACTTAAAAGAATGGGGTCCAAATTTAACCCTATTTACAAAATTATTATTGCTGATGCGCGTGCGCCTCGTGATGGAAGATATATTGAAGTTGTAGGACACTACAATCCACAAAGTAAAGAAATAACATTCAAAGAAGATAGAGTTTTACAATGATTAGGTTTAGGTGCACAACCTACATTGACAGTGAAAAACTTACTTACTAAAAAAGGTGTTTTAGCTCTTTTTACTTCCAAAAAAGTAAGCAAATAA
- the trmD gene encoding tRNA (guanosine(37)-N1)-methyltransferase TrmD: MKINFVSLFPKYFKSFAEESIVARAIEKKIVEIKTIDIRDYSLDKFKRVDDTVYGGGAGMLLQIQPIDDAISNIGGLKIALSPQGQPFSQELAKKFTQYDEITLVCGRYEGFDERIIDHLVDYEISIGDYVLTGGELPAMVVADAVIRLLPGVINKDSLASESFSNGLLDYPQYSRPRVYKNLEVPSVLFNGDHAKIEQWRREKQIEKTQKNRPDLWDKYIKKENHEK, from the coding sequence GTGAAAATAAATTTTGTTTCTCTTTTTCCTAAATATTTTAAAAGTTTTGCAGAAGAATCAATAGTTGCTAGAGCAATTGAAAAAAAAATAGTAGAAATTAAAACTATTGACATTCGTGACTACTCATTAGACAAATTTAAAAGAGTAGATGACACTGTTTATGGTGGAGGAGCAGGAATGCTTTTACAAATCCAACCTATTGATGATGCTATTTCTAATATTGGCGGTTTGAAAATTGCTCTTTCACCCCAAGGTCAACCTTTTAGTCAAGAACTTGCTAAAAAGTTTACTCAATATGATGAAATTACTTTAGTGTGTGGTCGATATGAAGGTTTTGATGAACGAATTATTGATCATCTAGTGGATTATGAGATTTCTATTGGAGACTATGTGCTAACAGGTGGCGAATTACCAGCTATGGTTGTTGCAGATGCTGTAATTCGCTTGTTGCCTGGAGTGATTAACAAAGACTCACTTGCAAGTGAATCATTTTCAAATGGATTACTAGATTATCCACAATATAGTCGACCAAGAGTCTATAAAAACTTAGAAGTTCCATCAGTTTTGTTCAATGGTGATCATGCAAAAATTGAACAATGAAGAAGAGAAAAACAAATAGAAAAAACACAAAAAAATCGTCCTGATTTATGAGACAAATACATTAAAAAGGAAAATCATGAAAAATAA
- the rplS gene encoding 50S ribosomal protein L19, whose protein sequence is MKNKLIEIVESSQLRQLDPFREGDNIKVFVKIREGNKERIQIFEGLVIAIKGSGLSKSFVVYKIAHNVGVERTFLYHSPLVDKIEVVRSNKVRRAKLYYMKDRKGKAARLKEIKRNK, encoded by the coding sequence ATGAAAAATAAATTAATAGAAATTGTTGAATCAAGTCAATTACGTCAATTAGACCCTTTTCGTGAAGGGGACAACATCAAGGTTTTTGTCAAAATTCGTGAAGGTAACAAAGAAAGAATTCAAATTTTTGAAGGTTTAGTTATTGCTATTAAAGGTAGTGGTTTATCAAAAAGTTTTGTTGTTTACAAAATAGCTCACAATGTTGGGGTTGAAAGAACATTCTTATACCACTCACCATTAGTTGACAAAATTGAAGTTGTTCGTTCCAACAAAGTTCGCCGCGCAAAACTTTACTATATGAAAGATAGAAAAGGTAAAGCGGCTCGTCTTAAAGAAATTAAACGTAATAAATAA
- the topA gene encoding type I DNA topoisomerase, with amino-acid sequence MSKLVIVESPNKIKTISNFLGDEFEVLASVGHVVNLATSGAYGFGINTETWEPIYKIKSDKRKIVKQLKDAAKKASTVLIATDADREGEAIGASLVDLLEIKEKYQRIRYNEITATAILEAVKNPITINENLVNSQKTRRMLDRIIGFRLSKLLGSKIKNAPTNPSAGRVQSVALKLVIDREAEIEAFIPYHYFILLAHIGQFEAKYFNRSFLESPDWIPTDQVEQILSDLSNVEYLVVTKKQVSNKKDPQISPLKQATVFKKLSNYSATRVSMSLQKLYEGFGDQGLISYPRTDSTRLSQSFIDTAKVFIEQKYGVEYYSETVKGFAGDQDAHEAIRPTNFELTPALAKEKYELDELDFRVYQLIYNTTLQALMKQPIRQITRYEFLAKEVHNFFLSGSTIVFDGYYKILDPEEKPLELPIWSEGDQVKVDKFSHSAHQTKPPARYNDGSLIDKLDQIKVGRPSTFAVSVKILQDRLYVEKEGRSLKPTAFGELVLKQLLQVSPEIINIDYTAKIEEDLDLIAEGSIDYKENLTTFWNSFQKTMEKASDIEQTVIQLEKVGQNCPECQKDLIYRNNKKTGQRFIGCSGFPACRYMASDPNAKPVYRKKFTKTSTTSQGKEVTKQKEK; translated from the coding sequence ATGTCTAAGTTAGTTATTGTTGAGTCACCTAATAAAATAAAGACTATTTCTAATTTTTTAGGTGATGAATTTGAAGTTTTAGCATCTGTGGGCCATGTTGTTAATTTAGCGACTTCAGGAGCCTATGGTTTTGGAATTAATACAGAAACTTGAGAGCCTATTTACAAAATCAAGTCTGACAAACGCAAAATTGTTAAACAACTAAAAGATGCTGCTAAAAAAGCATCAACTGTTTTAATAGCAACCGATGCTGACCGTGAGGGTGAGGCAATTGGGGCATCACTTGTTGATCTTTTAGAAATTAAAGAGAAATATCAAAGAATTCGTTATAACGAAATTACTGCGACAGCAATTTTGGAAGCAGTAAAAAATCCTATAACAATCAATGAAAATTTGGTTAATTCACAAAAAACTCGGCGTATGCTTGATAGAATTATTGGTTTTAGATTATCTAAATTATTAGGTTCTAAAATCAAAAACGCGCCAACAAATCCATCAGCTGGTAGGGTGCAATCTGTCGCACTAAAACTTGTTATTGATCGTGAAGCAGAAATTGAAGCATTTATTCCTTATCACTATTTTATTTTGTTGGCACATATTGGTCAATTTGAAGCCAAATATTTTAATAGAAGTTTTCTAGAATCACCAGATTGAATTCCAACTGATCAAGTTGAACAGATTCTATCTGATTTATCAAATGTTGAATATTTAGTTGTTACTAAAAAACAAGTAAGTAATAAAAAAGATCCTCAAATCAGCCCTCTAAAACAAGCAACCGTCTTTAAAAAACTTTCTAATTATTCAGCCACTCGTGTGTCTATGTCACTTCAAAAACTTTACGAAGGATTTGGAGATCAAGGACTTATTTCCTATCCACGTACAGATTCCACACGTTTGAGTCAAAGTTTTATAGATACTGCTAAAGTTTTTATTGAACAAAAATATGGGGTTGAATATTATAGTGAAACTGTTAAAGGTTTTGCAGGTGATCAAGATGCTCACGAGGCAATTCGTCCAACTAATTTTGAACTTACACCAGCTCTTGCAAAAGAAAAATATGAATTAGATGAATTAGATTTTCGTGTTTATCAATTAATTTATAACACAACTTTGCAAGCATTAATGAAACAACCTATTAGACAAATAACTCGTTATGAATTTTTGGCAAAAGAAGTTCACAATTTCTTTTTATCAGGTTCAACTATTGTTTTTGATGGGTATTATAAAATTCTAGACCCTGAGGAAAAACCACTTGAGTTGCCAATTTGATCAGAAGGTGATCAAGTTAAAGTAGACAAATTTTCTCATAGTGCTCATCAAACTAAACCACCAGCTCGCTATAATGATGGTTCATTGATTGATAAATTAGATCAAATCAAAGTTGGTAGACCATCAACTTTTGCTGTTTCAGTTAAAATTTTACAAGACCGCCTTTATGTTGAAAAAGAAGGTCGTTCATTAAAACCAACAGCTTTTGGTGAATTAGTTTTAAAACAGCTATTGCAAGTTAGCCCTGAAATTATCAACATTGACTACACAGCTAAAATAGAAGAAGACTTGGACCTAATCGCAGAGGGTTCTATTGATTATAAAGAGAATTTAACAACTTTTTGAAATAGTTTCCAAAAAACTATGGAAAAAGCAAGTGATATAGAACAAACAGTAATTCAACTAGAAAAAGTTGGTCAAAATTGTCCTGAATGTCAAAAAGATCTAATTTATCGTAATAATAAAAAAACTGGTCAACGTTTTATAGGTTGTTCAGGTTTCCCAGCTTGTCGTTATATGGCTTCAGACCCTAATGCTAAACCGGTTTATCGTAAAAAATTTACAAAAACTTCAACAACAAGTCAAGGTAAAGAAGTAACCAAACAAAAAGAAAAATAA
- a CDS encoding MHJ_0274 family protein produces METDASLIVLISILAIAIVGFLSYSFVSNKIKRDRIMKHKKAMKELEERSLAEFCARVNIVIENNKEMLNKFVVSIGFIKMSDINLIAKYSLEHFMKHEKVVESFINNPYKTTDIFIDNLSELVQSKSNLWDKKNSKNLEYFRDLQSFLQNYEDPKIADLYKQSQEKYSQFFQNLVSDLNFGKIDIDKFKNEIIAYDEQISALEKSIETKPLTKKEQIIEKFKSLLIWKR; encoded by the coding sequence ATGGAAACAGATGCAAGTTTAATTGTCTTAATCTCAATTTTAGCTATTGCAATTGTTGGTTTTTTGTCCTACAGTTTTGTTAGCAATAAGATAAAACGTGACAGAATTATGAAACACAAAAAAGCAATGAAAGAGTTAGAAGAACGAAGTCTTGCTGAGTTTTGTGCACGTGTAAATATAGTGATTGAAAATAATAAGGAGATGTTAAATAAATTTGTGGTTTCCATAGGTTTTATTAAAATGTCTGATATTAATTTGATTGCCAAATATAGTTTAGAACATTTTATGAAACATGAAAAAGTTGTTGAATCTTTTATTAACAACCCTTATAAAACAACTGATATTTTCATTGATAATCTTAGTGAATTGGTTCAATCTAAATCAAATTTGTGAGATAAAAAAAATTCAAAAAATCTTGAATATTTTAGAGATCTTCAAAGTTTTTTACAAAATTATGAAGATCCTAAAATTGCTGATTTGTACAAACAATCACAAGAAAAATATAGCCAATTTTTTCAAAATTTGGTTTCAGATTTGAACTTTGGAAAAATTGATATTGATAAATTTAAAAATGAAATCATTGCTTATGATGAACAAATTAGTGCTTTAGAAAAATCTATTGAAACTAAACCACTCACAAAAAAAGAACAAATTATTGAAAAATTCAAGTCATTATTGATATGAAAACGCTAG